The following proteins are co-located in the Massilia litorea genome:
- a CDS encoding UPF0149 family protein, with translation MQLEQPLTEKEFDELDQFLLSERSPEDAMTMDTLHGYLTAIAIGPETIMPAEWLPRVWGQEEGAAPKWKNAKEEERIINLIMRFMNEVLITFEVAPKEFEPLYCEHEHKGQTLIDAEAWCWGFWEGMELRPGSWEPIWKSEVAELMRPLYLLGADEIEEAELPLVEDPVKAHHLALEIEANLPAIYKYWLPLRKAAVETVRHETPKVGRNDDCPCGSGKKFKKCCGAETT, from the coding sequence ATGCAACTCGAACAGCCCCTCACCGAAAAAGAATTCGACGAACTCGACCAGTTCCTCCTCTCCGAGCGCAGCCCGGAAGACGCGATGACGATGGACACCCTGCACGGCTACCTGACCGCGATCGCGATCGGCCCGGAAACCATCATGCCGGCCGAATGGCTGCCGCGCGTCTGGGGCCAGGAAGAAGGCGCCGCGCCGAAGTGGAAGAACGCGAAGGAAGAAGAACGCATCATCAACCTGATCATGCGCTTCATGAACGAAGTCCTGATCACCTTCGAAGTCGCACCCAAGGAATTCGAGCCGCTCTACTGCGAGCACGAGCACAAGGGCCAGACCTTGATCGATGCCGAAGCCTGGTGCTGGGGCTTCTGGGAAGGCATGGAATTGCGTCCGGGCTCCTGGGAGCCGATCTGGAAATCCGAAGTCGCCGAACTGATGCGCCCGCTCTATCTGCTCGGCGCCGACGAGATCGAGGAAGCCGAACTGCCGCTGGTCGAAGACCCGGTCAAGGCACATCATCTCGCGCTCGAGATCGAGGCGAACCTGCCGGCGATCTACAAATATTGGTTGCCGCTGCGCAAGGCTGCGGTGGAAACGGTGCGCCACGAGACACCGAAGGTCGGCCGCAATGACGACTGCCCTTGCGGCAGCGGCAAGAAGTTCAAGAAGTGCTGCGGCGCGGAGACGACGTGA
- a CDS encoding HPP family protein: MRATFTQWLHGFLPQPLPAGNTERVRAGIGACIGLFVTALASHMLAPDLAAYLIAPMGASAVLLFCVPSSPLAQPWSVVGGNTVSALIGVACVHLVPDWLLAAPLAGALAIGTMFALRCLHPPGGAVALTTVLGGQAVHEAGFLFALSPVALNSIIIVIAALLYNNLTGRRYPHAQHAADRNVHATGDPAPGARLGITETDLEAALARYGEVLDVSRDDLLAIVDDARQLALHRHFNERTCAELMSTHIVFAAPNDTLEHARELLLRYRLQSLPVLDETRHLRGVIAQEDLLRHTGWGARLRQLVPGAALRVADAMRQRVVALDAGAPLAQLVPLLRDGGYHQVAIIDRDGAMVGLVSQSDLLAALCEERLEAAA; encoded by the coding sequence ATGCGCGCCACCTTCACCCAATGGCTGCACGGCTTCCTGCCGCAGCCTCTCCCTGCCGGCAACACCGAGCGCGTCCGTGCCGGCATCGGCGCCTGCATCGGCCTGTTCGTGACCGCGCTGGCCTCCCACATGCTGGCCCCGGACCTTGCGGCTTACCTGATCGCCCCGATGGGCGCCTCGGCCGTGCTGCTGTTCTGCGTGCCCTCCAGTCCGCTGGCCCAGCCCTGGTCTGTGGTCGGCGGCAATACCGTGTCGGCCCTGATCGGGGTCGCCTGCGTCCATCTCGTTCCCGACTGGCTGCTGGCCGCGCCGCTGGCCGGCGCGCTGGCGATCGGCACCATGTTCGCGCTGCGCTGCCTGCATCCGCCCGGCGGTGCGGTGGCCCTGACGACGGTCCTCGGCGGGCAGGCCGTGCACGAGGCGGGCTTCCTGTTCGCCCTCAGCCCGGTGGCGCTGAATTCGATCATCATCGTCATCGCGGCGCTGCTCTACAACAACCTCACCGGACGACGCTATCCGCACGCCCAGCATGCGGCCGACCGGAATGTCCACGCCACCGGCGACCCGGCGCCGGGTGCGCGCCTCGGCATTACCGAGACCGACCTGGAAGCGGCGCTGGCGCGCTATGGCGAGGTGCTCGACGTCAGCCGCGACGACCTGCTGGCGATCGTCGACGACGCGCGCCAGCTGGCGCTGCACCGCCATTTCAACGAACGCACCTGCGCCGAACTGATGTCGACCCACATCGTCTTCGCCGCGCCGAACGACACCCTCGAGCACGCGCGCGAACTGCTGCTGCGCTACCGCCTGCAGTCGTTGCCGGTGCTCGACGAAACGCGCCACCTGCGCGGCGTCATCGCCCAGGAAGACCTGCTGCGCCACACCGGCTGGGGCGCGCGCCTGCGCCAACTGGTGCCCGGCGCCGCGCTGCGCGTGGCCGACGCCATGCGCCAGCGCGTGGTCGCGCTCGACGCCGGCGCGCCGCTGGCGCAACTGGTGCCGCTGCTGCGCGACGGCGGCTATCACCAGGTGGCCATCATCGATCGGGACGGGGCGATGGTGGGGCTCGTCAGCCAGTCCGACCTGCTGGCCGCGCTGTGCGAGGAGCGGCTGGAAGCGGCTGCCTAG
- a CDS encoding DUF475 domain-containing protein, protein MRHFRLSFAVTVVLMCLSGWWGYQHGGTAGLVNALWITAVLGVLEVSLSFDNAVVNASVLRHWNEFWRKLFLTVGIVVAVFGMRLLFPLVIVSVATGLGLLDVWDMAIQTPQEYSRHLTEHHAEVSAFGGAFLLLVFLNFLFDEEKELHWLGWIEQKVGQYGSEGLAILLTLLAVFGAMSLMPEQRKLAVLVSGVVGVLVYVGVDWISGLLEEEEEDPTIGKMISQGSIGGFLYLEVLDASFSFDGVIGAFAITNDVVIIMLGLAIGAMFVRSLTVFLVYKGTLQEFVYLEHGAHYAIGILALIMFASVHYEIPEWFTGLSGVAFILVSLWSSIRHRRRVALEEAHDRAEIA, encoded by the coding sequence ATGCGTCATTTCAGGCTGTCGTTTGCCGTTACCGTGGTGCTGATGTGCCTGTCGGGCTGGTGGGGTTACCAGCACGGCGGCACGGCCGGGCTGGTCAACGCCTTGTGGATCACGGCGGTACTCGGGGTGCTCGAGGTCTCCCTGTCCTTCGACAACGCAGTCGTCAACGCGTCGGTACTGCGCCACTGGAACGAATTCTGGCGCAAGCTCTTCCTCACCGTCGGTATCGTCGTCGCCGTGTTCGGCATGCGCCTGCTGTTCCCGCTCGTGATCGTCTCGGTGGCGACCGGCCTTGGCCTGCTCGACGTCTGGGACATGGCGATCCAGACCCCGCAGGAGTATTCGCGCCACCTGACCGAGCACCATGCGGAAGTGTCGGCCTTCGGCGGCGCCTTCCTGCTGCTGGTCTTCCTGAACTTCCTGTTCGACGAAGAAAAGGAGCTGCACTGGCTCGGCTGGATCGAGCAAAAGGTGGGACAGTACGGTTCCGAAGGCCTGGCCATCCTGCTGACCCTGCTCGCCGTGTTCGGCGCCATGAGCCTGATGCCCGAACAGCGCAAGCTGGCGGTGCTCGTTTCCGGCGTGGTCGGGGTACTGGTGTATGTCGGCGTCGACTGGATCAGCGGCCTGCTCGAGGAAGAGGAAGAAGATCCGACCATCGGCAAGATGATTTCCCAGGGCAGCATCGGCGGTTTCCTGTACCTCGAAGTACTGGACGCCTCGTTCTCCTTCGATGGCGTGATCGGCGCCTTCGCGATCACCAATGACGTCGTCATCATCATGCTGGGCCTGGCGATCGGCGCGATGTTCGTGCGCTCGCTGACCGTGTTCCTGGTCTACAAGGGCACGCTGCAGGAATTCGTCTACCTCGAGCACGGCGCCCACTACGCGATCGGCATCCTGGCGCTGATCATGTTCGCCAGCGTGCATTACGAGATTCCGGAATGGTTCACGGGACTGTCCGGGGTGGCCTTCATCCTGGTCTCGCTGTGGTCCTCGATCCGGCACCGCAGGCGCGTCGCGCTGGAAGAGGCGCACGACAGGGCCGAGATCGCCTGA
- a CDS encoding coiled-coil domain-containing protein — MEPVPHDDTDFTIDLPAGKATPVIPALPAADRGAVEKMAIKEGIARVEAEAKANVAAETRAHAEARARSLAEERAALDAAAAAAALANAEASEEVIELNRDRLETLKAAAQASNERLEAMRLETAELRARVQADTEGRLAVEARSRAAEEARRRAAEQIEAEAAMAQEAAQAAEALLVQTEEARRQAAERVAAVQAAREEVLHSASADARVAVLARERERAEKAARQTAEKLAQVEAEALELALQRERADQVALSSAFARATAEARALEEARALAHVEHERASIAQSQADSARIAADTLRARLQLEKELRDAAIHRERLEQSAAATAEARREAEARIAAATEARIEADRKLREVALARAEAEHEAGMQVEARLQAESEAAEHARARAEADRLEAAAAEQDAREQERERALAAERAMLAQAAADARARTNAAQEAEVAQASAALEHEQAAAELAERRAAEALELAAAERARLDAESAALAQAQETLQAERALSEAANARAEAEAGQMASLHEGLEAERRAAGAAQAALEAQRAESARLLEAAASEEAAAAAAQAQALAASELARMQAERAATEQARLAATEAALEAEREAAAAAAEALALAEQKLAAQRQQLDFDTRANAAAAARLASEEETALAARVRCEAEEEAARLAREQEQAESAAAQAALEKRDAQRALLEHAQAHAEMQRRTAATTQQMADARRELLALETKRLEEQAAELSATEDAVNERKAEARQRTASENITREVLGRLKNMPSAQQAAARLAEVIMNQRKSSE; from the coding sequence ATGGAACCAGTACCACACGACGATACCGACTTCACGATCGACCTGCCTGCAGGGAAGGCCACCCCGGTCATCCCGGCGCTACCGGCGGCCGACCGCGGCGCCGTCGAGAAGATGGCGATCAAGGAAGGCATCGCCCGTGTGGAAGCCGAGGCAAAAGCGAATGTGGCCGCCGAGACGCGCGCCCATGCCGAAGCGCGCGCCCGCTCGCTGGCCGAGGAGCGCGCCGCGCTCGACGCCGCCGCCGCGGCCGCTGCGCTGGCCAATGCCGAGGCGTCGGAAGAAGTCATCGAACTCAACCGCGACCGCCTGGAAACCCTGAAGGCCGCCGCCCAGGCCTCGAACGAACGGCTGGAGGCGATGCGCCTCGAGACGGCCGAGCTGCGCGCGCGGGTGCAGGCCGACACCGAAGGGCGCCTCGCGGTCGAAGCGCGCTCGCGCGCGGCCGAGGAAGCGCGGCGCCGCGCCGCCGAACAGATCGAAGCCGAGGCCGCGATGGCGCAGGAAGCCGCGCAGGCGGCCGAAGCGCTGCTGGTGCAGACCGAGGAAGCCCGGCGCCAGGCGGCCGAGCGCGTCGCCGCCGTCCAGGCCGCGCGCGAAGAAGTGCTGCACAGCGCCAGCGCCGACGCCCGGGTCGCCGTGCTGGCGCGCGAGCGCGAGCGCGCCGAAAAGGCCGCGCGCCAGACCGCCGAAAAACTGGCCCAGGTCGAAGCCGAAGCGCTGGAACTGGCCCTGCAGCGCGAGCGCGCCGACCAGGTCGCCCTCAGCTCGGCCTTTGCCCGCGCCACCGCCGAGGCACGCGCGCTGGAAGAAGCGCGCGCCCTGGCCCACGTCGAACACGAACGCGCATCGATCGCCCAGTCCCAGGCCGACTCGGCCCGGATCGCCGCCGACACCCTGCGCGCCAGGTTGCAGCTGGAGAAGGAACTGCGCGACGCCGCGATCCACCGCGAACGCCTGGAGCAAAGCGCCGCCGCCACCGCCGAAGCGCGGCGCGAGGCCGAGGCCCGCATCGCCGCCGCGACCGAAGCGCGGATCGAGGCCGACCGCAAGCTGCGCGAAGTCGCGCTGGCCCGCGCCGAAGCCGAACACGAAGCGGGCATGCAGGTCGAAGCCCGCCTGCAGGCCGAATCGGAGGCCGCCGAACACGCCCGCGCGCGCGCCGAGGCCGACCGCCTGGAGGCAGCGGCGGCCGAGCAGGATGCGCGCGAGCAGGAGCGCGAACGTGCGCTGGCCGCCGAACGCGCAATGCTGGCGCAAGCCGCGGCCGATGCCCGGGCCAGGACCAATGCGGCGCAGGAAGCCGAAGTAGCGCAGGCGAGCGCCGCCCTCGAACACGAACAGGCCGCAGCCGAGCTGGCCGAACGCCGCGCCGCGGAAGCCCTCGAACTGGCTGCCGCCGAGCGTGCCCGCCTCGACGCCGAAAGCGCAGCGCTGGCGCAGGCGCAGGAAACCTTGCAGGCCGAACGTGCCCTGAGCGAGGCCGCCAACGCCCGCGCCGAGGCCGAAGCAGGGCAGATGGCGTCCTTGCACGAGGGTCTGGAGGCCGAGCGGCGCGCTGCCGGGGCCGCGCAGGCGGCGCTGGAAGCGCAACGGGCCGAGAGCGCGCGCCTGCTTGAAGCGGCAGCGAGCGAAGAAGCCGCCGCTGCCGCCGCCCAGGCCCAGGCGCTTGCAGCAAGCGAACTGGCGCGCATGCAGGCCGAGCGGGCCGCCACCGAACAGGCGCGCCTGGCGGCAACCGAAGCGGCGCTCGAGGCCGAACGCGAGGCGGCCGCGGCCGCGGCCGAAGCGCTGGCGCTGGCCGAACAGAAACTGGCGGCGCAGCGCCAGCAGCTTGATTTCGACACGCGCGCCAACGCCGCGGCGGCGGCGCGCCTCGCATCCGAAGAAGAAACCGCGCTGGCCGCACGCGTGCGCTGCGAGGCCGAGGAAGAAGCGGCGCGCCTGGCGCGCGAGCAGGAGCAGGCCGAGTCCGCAGCGGCGCAGGCCGCGCTGGAAAAGCGCGACGCCCAGCGCGCCCTGCTGGAACACGCCCAGGCCCACGCCGAGATGCAGCGCCGCACGGCCGCCACTACCCAGCAGATGGCCGACGCCCGGCGCGAGCTCCTGGCCCTGGAAACGAAACGGCTGGAAGAACAGGCGGCCGAGCTGTCGGCCACCGAGGACGCCGTCAACGAGCGCAAGGCCGAAGCGCGTCAGCGTACCGCTTCGGAAAACATTACGCGCGAAGTGCTGGGGCGGCTCAAGAACATGCCATCGGCACAGCAGGCCGCTGCACGGCTGGCCGAGGTGATCATGAACCAGAGGAAGTCGAGCGAGTAG
- a CDS encoding divergent PAP2 family protein encodes MDYAYLITPFLTWLIVGPIKFLINSARQRRWAFNLVGNGGFPSNHSSVVTSMATLIALREGIGHPAFGVAVTLCFIVMIDANSLRQHVGRQAAAINRLAAGAADHTTLRERMGHTLVEICGGIATGIGMGFLVFNLFGG; translated from the coding sequence ATGGACTACGCTTACCTCATCACCCCCTTCCTGACCTGGCTGATCGTCGGCCCCATCAAATTCCTGATCAACAGCGCGCGCCAGCGGCGCTGGGCCTTCAACCTCGTCGGGAATGGCGGTTTTCCGAGCAACCATAGCTCGGTCGTCACCAGCATGGCGACCCTGATCGCACTGCGCGAGGGGATCGGCCACCCGGCCTTCGGCGTTGCCGTGACGCTCTGCTTCATCGTGATGATCGACGCCAACAGCCTGCGCCAGCACGTGGGCCGCCAGGCTGCCGCCATCAACCGCCTCGCCGCCGGTGCCGCGGATCACACCACCCTGCGCGAACGCATGGGACATACCCTGGTCGAGATCTGCGGCGGCATCGCCACCGGCATCGGCATGGGTTTCCTCGTGTTCAATTTGTTCGGCGGGTAA
- a CDS encoding serine/threonine protein kinase, with protein sequence MHNESISSDTNAAHPFSRLDPARVLDAVDSVGLHGDGRLLALNSYENRVYQVGRDEGEPVVVKFYRPGRWSDAAILEEHAFVAELVEHEIPVVPAMTIDGRTLHEFDGFRFAVFPRRGGRAPELGDPDTLEWMGRFIGRIHAVGAVKPYALRPELNPRTFGREPFEYLVRHDFIPPELRATYASVVEQALAGVARCYERAGSLPLLRLHGDCHGGNVLWTGDGPHFVDFDDSRMGPAIQDLWMLLSGERIDMVRQMSDVLAGYEDFCDFDPRQLYLVEALRTLRLIHYAGWLAMRWDDPAFPAAFPWFNTQRYWQDRILELREQVALMDEPPLWPV encoded by the coding sequence ATGCACAACGAGTCTATTTCTTCCGACACAAATGCGGCGCACCCGTTCTCCCGCCTCGATCCGGCACGCGTGCTCGACGCCGTCGACAGCGTCGGCCTGCACGGCGACGGCCGCCTGCTGGCCCTGAACAGCTATGAAAACCGCGTCTACCAGGTAGGGCGCGACGAGGGCGAGCCGGTGGTGGTCAAATTTTATCGCCCCGGGCGCTGGAGCGATGCGGCCATCCTGGAAGAGCACGCGTTCGTGGCCGAACTCGTCGAGCACGAAATCCCGGTGGTGCCGGCCATGACCATCGATGGGCGCACCCTGCATGAGTTCGACGGCTTCCGCTTCGCCGTCTTCCCGCGCCGCGGCGGACGGGCGCCGGAGCTGGGCGATCCGGACACCCTGGAATGGATGGGGCGCTTCATCGGCCGCATCCACGCCGTGGGCGCAGTGAAACCGTATGCGCTGCGGCCCGAGCTCAATCCACGCACCTTCGGGCGCGAGCCCTTCGAGTATCTCGTCAGGCACGACTTCATTCCGCCCGAGCTGCGCGCCACTTATGCCAGCGTGGTCGAACAGGCGCTGGCCGGCGTGGCGCGCTGCTACGAGCGGGCCGGCAGCCTGCCCCTGCTGCGCCTGCACGGCGACTGCCATGGCGGCAACGTGCTCTGGACCGGCGACGGCCCCCATTTCGTCGACTTCGACGACAGCCGCATGGGGCCGGCGATCCAGGATTTGTGGATGCTGCTCTCGGGCGAGCGCATCGACATGGTGCGCCAGATGAGCGACGTGTTGGCCGGCTACGAGGACTTCTGCGATTTCGACCCGCGCCAGTTGTACCTGGTCGAAGCCCTGCGCACCCTGCGCCTGATCCATTACGCCGGCTGGCTGGCGATGCGCTGGGACGACCCCGCTTTCCCGGCGGCTTTCCCCTGGTTTAACACGCAACGCTACTGGCAGGACCGGATCCTCGAGCTGCGCGAGCAGGTCGCGTTAATGGATGAGCCGCCGCTCTGGCCGGTCTAA
- a CDS encoding ATP-binding protein — MNAPLPARTDLDRLAVLNAYGILDTPPERAFDDIVRLVGQLLEAPIVAVNLLAEGRQWFKSEIGLGTREMPLDDSICKFALLQQGRMVVPDTRLDARFNCNPLVTGAPGLRFYAGELLTTPEGVALGTLCVLDLEPRPQGLTAQQEAVLETMAHQVMRLIELHKALSDQQRLLEQQQAIQEELQREREALRDSQAQALAVAGQAERERRRLDALLQAAPVGIIVAEAGGAVVHVNAENRRIWGAHPMSRDIAAYAEWKGWWADGSARHGQRLREDEWAMSRALAGEDAPRHVIEIESFDRPGVRRIMLNSGAPIRNETGEIVGAVVAQMDVTERVKAEEALRQADQKKDEFLAMLAHELRNPLAPITSAAAILSNHAVDVATVRRTSAIIARQAKHMTGLIDDLLDVSRVTRGRVDLTTAELDIKDIIADAIEQVRPLVEKHQHRLLVQLAPAPAIVLGDRKRLVQVMTNLLSNAAKYTPHGGAIDVLLESGYGELAVTVRDNGIGMTPELIADAFELFSQGKRGLDRSQGGLGIGLALVKSLLQLHGGTVSVHSEGPDRGSSFVVRLPAVARSAEAAAGTPALPAGAAPGLLRIGIVDDNEDAAATLSMFLQAYGHEVSIAHCAEHALELLPAFAPDVCLLDIGLPEMSGFELARALRSQPSLRSAVLVAITGYAQEKDRQEARGAGFDDLFAKPVDLGALNALLTRVAQHRPR; from the coding sequence ATGAACGCGCCCTTGCCTGCCCGTACCGACCTTGATCGCCTTGCGGTGCTGAACGCCTACGGCATCCTCGATACGCCCCCGGAACGCGCGTTCGACGACATCGTCCGCCTCGTGGGCCAGCTGCTCGAGGCGCCGATCGTCGCCGTCAACCTGCTAGCCGAGGGCCGCCAGTGGTTCAAGTCGGAGATCGGGCTCGGCACGCGCGAGATGCCGCTGGACGACTCGATCTGCAAGTTCGCGCTGCTCCAGCAGGGCCGGATGGTGGTGCCCGATACCCGCCTCGATGCCCGCTTCAATTGCAACCCGCTGGTGACGGGCGCGCCGGGACTGCGTTTCTATGCCGGCGAATTGCTCACCACTCCCGAGGGCGTGGCGCTCGGCACCCTGTGCGTACTCGACCTGGAACCGCGCCCTCAGGGCTTGACGGCGCAGCAGGAAGCCGTGCTGGAAACGATGGCGCACCAGGTGATGCGCCTGATCGAACTGCACAAGGCCTTGAGCGACCAGCAACGGCTGCTGGAGCAGCAGCAGGCGATTCAGGAAGAACTGCAGCGCGAGCGCGAAGCATTGCGCGACAGCCAGGCGCAGGCGCTGGCGGTGGCCGGCCAGGCCGAGCGCGAACGCCGGCGCCTGGACGCCCTGCTGCAGGCGGCGCCGGTCGGCATCATCGTCGCCGAAGCGGGCGGCGCCGTGGTGCACGTGAATGCGGAAAACCGCCGCATCTGGGGTGCGCATCCGATGTCGCGCGACATCGCCGCCTACGCCGAATGGAAAGGCTGGTGGGCCGACGGCTCGGCGCGGCACGGACAGCGCCTGCGCGAGGACGAATGGGCAATGAGCCGTGCGCTGGCCGGCGAGGACGCGCCGCGCCACGTGATCGAGATCGAGTCCTTCGACAGGCCCGGCGTGCGCCGCATCATGCTCAATTCCGGCGCGCCGATCCGTAACGAGACCGGCGAGATCGTCGGCGCGGTGGTGGCGCAGATGGACGTCACCGAACGCGTGAAGGCCGAGGAAGCGCTGCGCCAGGCCGACCAGAAGAAGGACGAATTCCTGGCCATGCTGGCGCACGAGCTGCGCAACCCGCTGGCGCCGATCACCTCGGCCGCGGCGATCCTCTCGAACCACGCGGTCGATGTGGCGACGGTGCGCCGTACCAGCGCCATCATCGCGCGCCAGGCGAAGCACATGACCGGCCTGATCGACGACCTGCTCGACGTGTCGCGGGTGACGCGCGGCCGGGTCGACCTGACGACCGCGGAACTGGACATCAAGGACATCATCGCCGACGCCATCGAGCAGGTGCGTCCGCTCGTCGAGAAGCACCAGCACCGGCTGCTGGTGCAGCTGGCGCCCGCCCCTGCCATCGTGCTGGGCGACCGCAAGCGCCTGGTGCAGGTGATGACGAATCTCCTCAGCAATGCCGCGAAATACACGCCGCATGGCGGAGCGATCGATGTGCTGCTGGAGTCGGGATACGGCGAACTCGCGGTCACGGTGCGCGACAACGGCATCGGCATGACGCCGGAACTGATCGCCGACGCGTTTGAACTCTTCTCGCAGGGGAAACGCGGGCTGGACCGCAGCCAGGGCGGCCTCGGGATCGGACTGGCACTTGTCAAAAGCCTGCTGCAACTGCACGGCGGCACGGTGAGCGTGCATAGCGAAGGACCGGACCGCGGCAGCAGTTTCGTGGTGCGCCTGCCCGCCGTGGCGCGCAGTGCGGAAGCGGCTGCGGGGACGCCGGCACTGCCGGCCGGCGCGGCGCCGGGGCTGCTGCGCATCGGCATCGTCGACGACAACGAGGATGCGGCGGCGACGCTGTCGATGTTCCTGCAAGCCTACGGCCACGAGGTCTCGATCGCGCACTGCGCAGAACACGCCCTGGAGCTGCTGCCCGCCTTTGCGCCCGATGTCTGCCTGCTCGACATCGGCCTGCCGGAGATGAGCGGCTTCGAGCTGGCGCGCGCCCTGCGCTCACAGCCGTCCCTGCGTAGCGCGGTGCTGGTCGCGATCACCGGCTATGCCCAGGAAAAGGACCGCCAGGAGGCGCGCGGCGCCGGCTTCGACGACCTGTTCGCCAAGCCGGTCGACCTCGGCGCCCTGAACGCCCTGCTGACCCGGGTCGCGCAGCACCGGCCGCGCTGA
- a CDS encoding efflux RND transporter periplasmic adaptor subunit has protein sequence MLRNTLLVLAIASALAACSKEAKDPAKPDDKAVAGANQKDTRPSQLLVAPQDLLTVSSDALASGPVITGSIQPERRADLRAEVSAVVLQVLKENGEPVKRGDLLVKLDETAIRDTLVSADAAVRAAGQALDQANRQLERLKTLRASGMTSAAAQDEAEVRRNTALSEVSAAKSRAALARQQIARTMVRAPFDGIVSDRKVSSGDTATVGKELVKVIDPTSMRFEGRVSTDKISTIKVGQKVSYHINGYGTQQFTGVVRRIDASANDITRQVEVLVGLTGEQPRVAGLYAEGRIDAESSNVLMLPESALVKAGDKTYTWRVKANQLSKVDLQTGVRDQRTGNIEIKAGLAAGDTVLRNPSSNLKDGQKVVFAASAPVAGKTVASATNAPAKSN, from the coding sequence ATGCTGCGTAACACTCTACTTGTCCTTGCCATCGCGTCCGCCCTGGCCGCTTGCAGCAAGGAGGCCAAGGATCCGGCCAAGCCCGACGACAAGGCGGTCGCCGGCGCCAACCAGAAGGACACCCGGCCGAGCCAGCTGCTGGTCGCTCCGCAGGACCTGCTGACGGTCTCGAGCGATGCGCTGGCCTCCGGTCCTGTGATCACGGGCTCGATCCAGCCGGAACGGCGCGCCGACCTGCGCGCCGAGGTGTCGGCCGTGGTATTGCAGGTACTCAAGGAAAATGGCGAGCCGGTCAAGCGCGGCGACCTGCTGGTGAAACTCGACGAGACGGCGATCCGCGACACCCTGGTCTCCGCCGACGCCGCCGTGCGCGCGGCCGGCCAGGCCCTTGACCAGGCCAATCGCCAGCTCGAGCGCCTGAAAACCCTGCGTGCCTCGGGCATGACCTCGGCCGCGGCCCAGGACGAAGCCGAAGTGCGCCGCAATACCGCGCTGAGCGAAGTGTCGGCCGCGAAGAGCCGTGCGGCGCTGGCGCGCCAGCAGATCGCGCGCACGATGGTGCGCGCGCCGTTCGACGGCATCGTCAGCGACCGCAAGGTCTCGAGCGGCGACACCGCCACGGTCGGCAAGGAACTGGTGAAAGTCATCGATCCGACCAGCATGCGCTTCGAAGGGCGCGTCTCGACCGACAAGATCAGCACGATCAAGGTCGGCCAGAAGGTCTCGTACCACATCAACGGCTACGGCACCCAGCAGTTCACCGGCGTGGTGCGCCGCATCGATGCCTCGGCCAACGACATCACGCGCCAGGTCGAAGTGCTGGTCGGCCTGACCGGCGAACAGCCGCGCGTGGCCGGCCTGTATGCGGAAGGCCGCATCGACGCCGAGAGCTCGAACGTGCTGATGCTGCCCGAGAGTGCGCTGGTGAAGGCCGGCGACAAGACCTACACCTGGCGCGTCAAGGCCAACCAGCTGTCGAAAGTCGACCTGCAGACCGGCGTGCGCGACCAGCGTACCGGTAACATCGAGATCAAGGCGGGCCTGGCCGCCGGCGACACCGTGCTGCGCAACCCGAGCTCGAACCTGAAGGACGGCCAGAAGGTCGTCTTCGCGGCCAGCGCCCCTGTTGCCGGCAAGACCGTCGCCAGCGCCACCAATGCGCCGGCTAAAAGTAACTGA